A single window of Amphiura filiformis chromosome 17, Afil_fr2py, whole genome shotgun sequence DNA harbors:
- the LOC140137060 gene encoding uncharacterized protein, producing the protein MSTSMYVQSFGYDTLDTPPATLLSEDKKFLYPTAEIVPRIYGSPKIHKKDTPLRPIVDYTGSIGYNVSRSLADILSPIVGTTSHHVLNSKQLAEDLGEITIREDECLISHDVVSLFTNTPIELTLDIIRHKLEQDPNLGQRTLLTVNDLMELVNFILTTTYFTSKGIIYKQKKGMAMGSPLSPIAVDLFMEWLEEEAITTAPLNCKPSLWKRYVDDVLEVIKHGEAENLTQHLNQVDPTGSIKFTYEEESNSSLPFLDTLIIKKPDGTTKLCIYRKPTHTDQYLQFNSHHPLHQKLGVVRTLLDRKDTIVTETEDRKNEESHIKQALARCGYPEWSINKVKADREHPKPKRKPPKDSKERSKGLVVVPYVEGLSERVSRVFKKHGFSTSMKPHRTIRNMLVHPKDKRDPLQSAEVIYEIPCQNCPKTYIGKQAACLRQD; encoded by the coding sequence caccggcaacacttctgtctgaGGATAAAAAGTTCTTGTATCCCACGGCTGAAATTGTCCCCCGCATCTATGGTAGTCCAAAAATTCATAAGAAGGACACGCCTCTCCGTCCCATAGTAGACTACACAGGCTCCATTGGATATAATGTTTCCCGCTCGCTGGCTGACATTTTAAGTCCAATTGTTGGTACAACCAGCCACCACGTGCTTAACTCTAAACAGTTGGCTGAGGACTTAGGTGAAATAACCATCAGAGAGGATGAGTGCCTCATTTCACACGACGTGGTGTCGTTATTCACCAATACCCCCATTGAGTTGACCTTAGATATTATCCGCCACAAATTAGAACAAGATCCTAACCTCGGCCAAAGGACATTACTTACTGTCAATGATCTCATGGAGTTGGTGAATTTCATTTTGACGACAACGTACTTCACGTCGAAAGGAATAATCTACAAACAGAAGAAAGGCATGGCGATGGGTAGTCCACTCAGCCCGATAGCAGTAGACCTTTTCATGGAGTGGCTTGAGGAAGAAGCGATTACGACAGCCCCGCTCAACTGCAAACCGTCTCTTTGGAAGAGATACGTCGACGATGTGCTAGAGGTCATCAAACATGGCGAGGCAGAGAACTTGACGCAACACCTCAACCAAGTTGACCCGACTGGGAGCATCAAGTTTACTTATGAGGAAGAGTCCAATAGTAGCTTGCCTTTCTTAGACACATTAATCATCAAGAAGCCTGACGGTACCACGAAACTTTGTATTTATCGCAAACCAACCCATACCGATCAATACTTGCAATTCAATTCTCACCACCCACTACATCAGAAGCTAGGCGTTGTTAGAACTCTGCTTGATAGAAAGGATACCATTGTAACTGAGACGGAAGACCGGAAAAATGAGGAGTCGCATATAAAACAAGCCCTCGCTAGATGCGGTTACCCTGAGTGGTCCATTAACAAAGTCAAAGCGGACAGAGAGCATCCGAAACCCAAGAGAAAGCCCCCCAAAGACAGCAAGGAGAGGAGCAAAGGTCTTGTGGTCGTTCCATACGTGGAGGGACTCTCCGAGAGGGTTTCCagagtttttaaaaaacatggcTTTTCCACCAGTATGAAACCCCACCGCACTATACGTAACATGTTAGTTCACCCGAAAGACAAGCGCGACCCATTACAATCAGCAGAAGTGATCTACGAGATACCTTGTCAGAACTGCCCCAAAACTTACATCGGGAAACAGGCCGCTTGTTTGAGACAAGATTAA